A part of Ascochyta rabiei chromosome 3, complete sequence genomic DNA contains:
- a CDS encoding Carbamoyl-phosphate synthase (glutamine-hydrolyzing), whose protein sequence is MALCGRLARRVPTSAGQFRSIAPSVFARSFTSRTARPLTSLRAKGDSTATYRQLRAFTKVSATFNQTQEAPNAQAYLNSGAISGARNLVDVKKVLVIGSGGLSIGQAGEFDYSGSQALKALKEAGVHSVLINPNIATIQTSHVLADEIYYLPVTPEYVEYVIQKEKPDGIFLSFGGQTALNLGVQMNRKGLFEKYGVKVLGTSVKTLETSEDRDLFARALDEIDIPIAKSIAVGTVDEALDAAEKVGYPIIVRAAYALGGLGSGFANNAEELRNLSARSLTLSPQILVEKSLKGWKEAEYEVVRDAADNCITVCNMENFDPLGVHTGDSIVVSPSQTFSDEEYHMLRSASIKIVRHLGVVGECNVQYCLQPDGLDYRVIEVNARLSRSSALASKATGYPLAYTAAKIGLGHTLPELPNAVTKTTTANFEPSLDYVVTKMPRWDLSKFQNVKRDIGSSMKSVGEVMAIGRTFEESFQKACRQVDPKFLGFQAEKYGESLDDELANPTDRRWLAVGQAMYHEGYTVDRVHELTKIDKWFLYKLQNIVDCTKELEEIGSLFGLKKEIILKAKKLGFSDKQIAKAVNSSEDEVRARRKSFGIKPWVKRIDTLAAEFPAETNYLYTTYNASSHDVSFDDHGILVLGSGVYRIGSSVEFDWCAVNATMSLNKLGKKTVMINYNPETYSTDFDVADRLYFEELSYERVMDIYELETAQGVVVSVGGQLPQNIALKLQESGKAKVLGTDPHDIDKAEDRHKFSSILDSIGVDQPAWKELTSYEEAKKFADNVQYPVLVRPSYVLSGAAMTVIRSEDELQEKLLAASSVSPDHPVVITKFIDGAQEIDCDAVASDGKVLVHAVSEHVENAGVHSGDATLVLPPVNLEARIQERVKEIADKVAKAWNITGPFNMQIIKEEVEGAEPKLKVIECNLRASRSFPFVSKVLGTNFIDVATKALVGREVPEPTDLMKIDRNYVATKVPQFSWTRLAGADPYLGVEMSSTGEMACFGKDLIEAYWVSAQSQMNFRLPQPGEGLLFGGDVTSGSLHSNSLIQIAKYIHTLGYKFLAANENVKALLEKNVEGVNVEVIAFPKEDKRALREVFEKNDIRGCFNLAKFRANGLLDEDYVMRRNAVDFGVPLFMEPKTAVLFAQCMSEKLPKKEGIPSEVRTWSEFVGGRPL, encoded by the exons ATGGCTCTCTGCGGACGACTGGCACGTCGCGTACCTACTTCGGCGGGCCAGTTTCGTAGCATTGCACCCTCTGTCTTTGCACGAAGCTTCACATCCCGTACAGCTCGTCCTCTGACCTCTCTCCGCGCGAAGGGTGATTCGACTGCGACATACCGTCAGCTGCGCGCTTTCACAAAGGTCTCTGCGACTTTCAACCAGACACAAGAGGCACCGAATGCGCAAGCCTACCTCAACAGCGGCGCCATTTCTGGTGCCCGCAATTTGGTCGACGTGAAAAAGGTCTTAGTCATTGGCAGCGGAGGTCTTAGCATTGGACAGGCCGGAGAGTTCGACTACTCAG GCTCTCAGGCACTGAAGGCTCTCAAGGAGGCTGGGGTACACTCGGTTCTGATCAACCCCAATATTGCGACCATTCAGACATCGCACGTGCTCGCCGATGAAATTTACTACCTGCCGGTCACTCCCGAATACGTCGAATATGTCATTCAGAAGGAGAAGCCTGACGGCATTTTCCTGTCCTTCGGTGGTCAGACTGCACTGAACTTGGGCGTGCAAATGAATAGGAAGGGTCTCTTCGAGAAATACGGTGTCAAGGTTCTTGGAACAAGCGTCAAGACACTTGAGACCAGCGAGGATCGTGATCTATTCGCGAGGGCACTGGACGAGATTGACATTCCCATCGCTAAGTCGATTGCTGTCGGTACTGTCGATGAGGCTCTCGATGCCGCCGAGAAGGTCGGATACCCTATCATCGTCCGCGCTGCGTACGCGCTCGGTGGTCTTGGATCTGGTTTCGCAAACAACGCCGAGGAGCTCAGGAACTTGTCCGCCCGATCGCTCACACTTTCTCCCCAGATTCTGGTCGAGAAGTCGTTGAAGGGTTGGAAGGAGGCCGAGTACGAAGTCGTTCGTGATGCGGCTGATAACTGTATCACAGTCTGCAACATGGAAAACTTCGATCCTCTCGGTGTCCACACCGGTGACAGCATTGTTGTCTCGCCTAGTCAGACCTTCAGTGACGAGGAGTACCACATGCTCCGATCTGCTTCCATCAAGATTGTGCGCCATTTGGGCGTCGTTGGCGAGTGCAACGTTCAGTACTGCCTCCAGCCCGATGGCCTCGACTACAGGGTCATCGAAGTGAACGCCCGTCTGTCCCGTTCGTCTGCCTTGGCCTCCAAGGCCACCGGTTACCCTTTGGCCTACACTGCTGCGAAGATTGGTCTCGGACACACCCTGCCTGAGCTACCCAACGCCGTTACCAAGACCACCACCGCCAACTTCGAACCCTCGCTCGATTACGTCGTAACAAAAATGCCCCGATGGGATCTCAGCAAGTTCCAGAATGTCAAGCGTGACATTGGCAGTTCCATGAAGTCTGTCGGCGAGGTTATGGCCATTGGACGTACATTCGAAGAGTCTTTCCAGAAGGCCTGCCGACAGGTCGACCCCAAGTTCCTCGGTTTCCAGGCCGAGAAGTACGGCGAGAGCCTCGACGACGAACTTGCAAACCCTACGGATCGACGATGGCTCGCCGTTGGTCAGGCCATGTACCACGAAGGCTACACTGTCGACAGGGTGCACGAGCTCACCAAGATCGACAAGTGGTTCCTGTACAAGCTCCAGAACATTGTCGATTGCACAAAGGAGCTCGAGGAGATTGGCAGCCTCTTTGGTCTGAAGAAGGAAATTATCCTCAAGGCCAAGAAGCTTGGGTTCTCCGACAAGCAAATTGCAAAGGCTGTCAACAGCTCCGAAGATGAGGTTCGCGCGCGCAGGAAGAGCTTCGGCATCAAGCCTTGGGTCAAGAGGATTGACACATTGGCAGCTGA ATTCCCAGCCGAGACGAACTATCTTTAT ACCACCTACAACGCCTCCTCCCACGACGTCTCGTTCGATGACCATGGTATCCTCGTCCTTGGTAGTGGTGTCTACCGTATTGGTAGTTCTGTCGAATTCGATTGGTGCGCTGTAAATGCTACCATGTCGCTCAACAAGCTCGGCAAGAAGACTGTGATGATCAACTAC AATCCAGAGACCTATA GTACTGATTTCGATGTCGCTGACAGGCTCTACTTCGAGGAGCTGAGCTACGAACGCGTCATGGATATCTACGAGTTGGAGACCGCCCAGGGTGTCGTCGTCTCGGTTGGTGGCCAGCTACCTCAGAACATCGCCTTGAAGCTTCAGGAATCTGGAAAGGCCAAGGTCCTCGGAACTGACCCCCACGACATTGACAAGGCCGAAGATCGTCACAAGTTCTCTTCCATCCTTGACTCTATCGGTGTTGATCAGCCCGCATGGAAGGAGCTGACCTCATACGAGGAGGCGAAGAAATTCGCTGACAACGTTCAATACCCTGTCCTCGTCCGCCCGTCCTACGTCCTCTCGGGTGCTGCCATGACCGTCATCCGCAGCGAGGATGAGCTCCAGGAGAAGTTGCTTGCTGCATCTTCAGTCTCGCCAGACCACCCTGTCGTCATCACAAAGTTCATCGATGGCGCTCAGGAGATTGATTGCGACGCTGTAGCCTCCGACGGAAAGGTCCTCGTCCACGCCGTCAGTGAGCACGTCGAGAACGCTGGTGTTCACTCTGGTGATGCCACGCTTGTCCTTCCTCCTGTCAACCTCGAGGCCAGGATTCAGGAGCGTGTCAAGGAGATCGCCGACAAGGTCGCCAAGGCCTGGAACATTACCGGTCCCTTCAACATGCAGATCATCAAGGAGGAGGTTGAGGGCGCTGAGCCTAAGCTCAAGGTTATTGAGTGTAACCTCCGTGCATCTCGTTCATTCCCCTTCGTCAGCAAGGTCCTTGGTACTAACTTCATCGATGTTGCCACCAAGGCCCTTGTCGGTCGCGAGGTGCCCGAGCCCACTGACCTCATGAAGATTGACCGCAACTACGTTGCTACCAAGGTTCCCCAATTCTCGTGGACCAGGCTGGCTGGTGCCGATCCCTACCTTGGTGTTGAGATGTCCTCTACTGGTGAGATGGCCTGCTTTGGTAAGGACCTCATCGAGGCATACTGGGTATCTGCTCAGTCGCAGATGAACTTCCGCCTTCCTCAGCCTGGTGAGGGTCTCCTCTTCGGTGGAGACGTCACATCTGGATCTCTTCATTCCAACTCCTTGATCCAGATCGCCAAGTACATCCATACACTTGGCTACAAGTTCCTCGCCGCCAACGAAAACGTCAAGGCTCTGCTCGAGAAGAACGTTGAGGGCGTCAACGTCGAGGTCATTGCTTTCCCCAAGGAAGACAAGCGTGCACTCCGTGAGGTATTTGAGAAGAACGACATTCGTGGTTGCTTCAACTTGGCCAAGTTCAGGGCCAACGGACTGCTCGACGAGGACTACGTCATGAGGAGGAACGCCGTCGACTTCGGTGTTCCTCTGTTCATGGAGCCTAAG ACCGCTGTCCTCTTCGCTCAGTGTATGAGCGAGAAGTTGCCCAAGAAGGAGGGCATCCCCAGCGAAGTTCGCACATGGAGCGAATTCGTTGGTGGACGTCCATTGTAG
- a CDS encoding Carbamoyl-phosphate synthase (glutamine-hydrolyzing): MALCGRLARRVPTSAGQFRSIAPSVFARSFTSRTARPLTSLRAKGDSTATYRQLRAFTKVSATFNQTQEAPNAQAYLNSGAISGARNLVDVKKVLVIGSGGLSIGQAGEFDYSGSQALKALKEAGVHSVLINPNIATIQTSHVLADEIYYLPVTPEYVEYVIQKEKPDGIFLSFGGQTALNLGVQMNRKGLFEKYGVKVLGTSVKTLETSEDRDLFARALDEIDIPIAKSIAVGTVDEALDAAEKVGYPIIVRAAYALGGLGSGFANNAEELRNLSARSLTLSPQILVEKSLKGWKEAEYEVVRDAADNCITVCNMENFDPLGVHTGDSIVVSPSQTFSDEEYHMLRSASIKIVRHLGVVGECNVQYCLQPDGLDYRVIEVNARLSRSSALASKATGYPLAYTAAKIGLGHTLPELPNAVTKTTTANFEPSLDYVVTKMPRWDLSKFQNVKRDIGSSMKSVGEVMAIGRTFEESFQKACRQVDPKFLGFQAEKYGESLDDELANPTDRRWLAVGQAMYHEGYTVDRVHELTKIDKWFLYKLQNIVDCTKELEEIGSLFGLKKEIILKAKKLGFSDKQIAKAVNSSEDEVRARRKSFGIKPWVKRIDTLAAEFPAETNYLYTTYNASSHDVSFDDHGILVLGSGVYRIGSSVEFDWCAVNATMSLNKLGKKTVMINYNPETYIRNPSFPTRNLLTHTTVLISMSLTGSTSRS; encoded by the exons ATGGCTCTCTGCGGACGACTGGCACGTCGCGTACCTACTTCGGCGGGCCAGTTTCGTAGCATTGCACCCTCTGTCTTTGCACGAAGCTTCACATCCCGTACAGCTCGTCCTCTGACCTCTCTCCGCGCGAAGGGTGATTCGACTGCGACATACCGTCAGCTGCGCGCTTTCACAAAGGTCTCTGCGACTTTCAACCAGACACAAGAGGCACCGAATGCGCAAGCCTACCTCAACAGCGGCGCCATTTCTGGTGCCCGCAATTTGGTCGACGTGAAAAAGGTCTTAGTCATTGGCAGCGGAGGTCTTAGCATTGGACAGGCCGGAGAGTTCGACTACTCAG GCTCTCAGGCACTGAAGGCTCTCAAGGAGGCTGGGGTACACTCGGTTCTGATCAACCCCAATATTGCGACCATTCAGACATCGCACGTGCTCGCCGATGAAATTTACTACCTGCCGGTCACTCCCGAATACGTCGAATATGTCATTCAGAAGGAGAAGCCTGACGGCATTTTCCTGTCCTTCGGTGGTCAGACTGCACTGAACTTGGGCGTGCAAATGAATAGGAAGGGTCTCTTCGAGAAATACGGTGTCAAGGTTCTTGGAACAAGCGTCAAGACACTTGAGACCAGCGAGGATCGTGATCTATTCGCGAGGGCACTGGACGAGATTGACATTCCCATCGCTAAGTCGATTGCTGTCGGTACTGTCGATGAGGCTCTCGATGCCGCCGAGAAGGTCGGATACCCTATCATCGTCCGCGCTGCGTACGCGCTCGGTGGTCTTGGATCTGGTTTCGCAAACAACGCCGAGGAGCTCAGGAACTTGTCCGCCCGATCGCTCACACTTTCTCCCCAGATTCTGGTCGAGAAGTCGTTGAAGGGTTGGAAGGAGGCCGAGTACGAAGTCGTTCGTGATGCGGCTGATAACTGTATCACAGTCTGCAACATGGAAAACTTCGATCCTCTCGGTGTCCACACCGGTGACAGCATTGTTGTCTCGCCTAGTCAGACCTTCAGTGACGAGGAGTACCACATGCTCCGATCTGCTTCCATCAAGATTGTGCGCCATTTGGGCGTCGTTGGCGAGTGCAACGTTCAGTACTGCCTCCAGCCCGATGGCCTCGACTACAGGGTCATCGAAGTGAACGCCCGTCTGTCCCGTTCGTCTGCCTTGGCCTCCAAGGCCACCGGTTACCCTTTGGCCTACACTGCTGCGAAGATTGGTCTCGGACACACCCTGCCTGAGCTACCCAACGCCGTTACCAAGACCACCACCGCCAACTTCGAACCCTCGCTCGATTACGTCGTAACAAAAATGCCCCGATGGGATCTCAGCAAGTTCCAGAATGTCAAGCGTGACATTGGCAGTTCCATGAAGTCTGTCGGCGAGGTTATGGCCATTGGACGTACATTCGAAGAGTCTTTCCAGAAGGCCTGCCGACAGGTCGACCCCAAGTTCCTCGGTTTCCAGGCCGAGAAGTACGGCGAGAGCCTCGACGACGAACTTGCAAACCCTACGGATCGACGATGGCTCGCCGTTGGTCAGGCCATGTACCACGAAGGCTACACTGTCGACAGGGTGCACGAGCTCACCAAGATCGACAAGTGGTTCCTGTACAAGCTCCAGAACATTGTCGATTGCACAAAGGAGCTCGAGGAGATTGGCAGCCTCTTTGGTCTGAAGAAGGAAATTATCCTCAAGGCCAAGAAGCTTGGGTTCTCCGACAAGCAAATTGCAAAGGCTGTCAACAGCTCCGAAGATGAGGTTCGCGCGCGCAGGAAGAGCTTCGGCATCAAGCCTTGGGTCAAGAGGATTGACACATTGGCAGCTGA ATTCCCAGCCGAGACGAACTATCTTTAT ACCACCTACAACGCCTCCTCCCACGACGTCTCGTTCGATGACCATGGTATCCTCGTCCTTGGTAGTGGTGTCTACCGTATTGGTAGTTCTGTCGAATTCGATTGGTGCGCTGTAAATGCTACCATGTCGCTCAACAAGCTCGGCAAGAAGACTGTGATGATCAACTAC AATCCAGAGACCTATATACGTAATCCCTCTTTCCCTACACGAAACCTGCTGACACACACCACAGTACTGATTTCGATGTCGCTGACAGGCTCTACTTCGAGGAGCTGA
- a CDS encoding putative endonuclease lcl3 yields the protein MRWPWSSDEDEQRKTGLAAWTGPHNSNDWFTSFLEPRTLIPSITLTAFSVAGVRLYKSYLRRIPTINHIKPDYFRRRSLFGQVTSVGDADNFRLYHTPGGRLVGWGWLPWKTVPTKRNELMKQTLHVRIAGVDAPELAHWGREAQPYSKEALEMLTDLILDRRVRVQIFRRDQYDRVVAQVYVRKWFLKKDVGLEMLKAGLATVYEAKSGAEFGTSEEKYRAAERQAKERKAGMWTRPGLIQRLAGAKTKSPESPREYKTRHAAAEKQKT from the exons ATGCGATGGCCTTGGTCAAGCGACGAAGATGAGCAGAGAAAAACTGGTCTTGCAGCATGGACTGGGCCTCACAATTCGAATGATTGGTTTACCTCATTTCTTGAGCCAAGGACCCTGATCCCATCTATCACACTCACAGCATTCAGTGTCGCTGGCGTCCGCCTATACAAATCCTATCTACGGCGGATACCCACTATCAATCACATCAAGCCCGACTATTTTCGACGTAGGAGCCTGTTTGGTCAGGTCACGAGCGTTGGAGATGCGGACAACTTCAGACTGTATCACACACCTGGTGGACGACTGGTAGGGTGGGGCTGGTTACCATGGAAGACTGTGCCGACGAAAAGAAACGAGCTCATGAAGCAGACG CTCCACGTACGAATTGCTGGAGTTGATGCTCCAGAGCTTGCCCACTGGGGACGAGAGGCTCAGCCATACTCTAAAGAAGCCCTGGAGATGCTCACCGATCTCATCCTGGACCGTCGAGTTCGTGTGCAAATCTTCAGACGCGATCAATACGACAGAGTGGTGGCACAGGTTTACGTGCGCAAATGGTTCTTGAAGAAAGACGTAGGTCTGGAAATGCTTAAGGCAGGTTTAGCAACCGTCTACGAGGCCAAGTCTGGGGCTGAGTTCGGAACTTCTGAAGAGAAGTACCGCGCTGCTGAAAGGCAGGCCAAAGAACGCAAGGCTGGGATGTGGACAAGGCCGGGGCTGATACAGAGATTGGCTGGCGCAAAGACGAAGTCCCCAGAGAGTCCACGAGAATACAAGACAAGACACGCGGCAGCAGAGAAGCAAAAGACATGA
- a CDS encoding Sarcosine oxidase, giving the protein MFSTFASTADTDTLDDDSDMFSLPTSHESIHLKAGIAPMPGLSNLGYGNGRESATSSVHYGDSHDTSDVSAGIQSGPDEREDSTPGAFMNTYGLNLTPSPLPYPNTPHSTMENGSNGINGVSSKQNRNPIYKPVDVSVSHNRDGLSKLKEASIKHEFMTRTPQSLSRESQPSSTPELPESHERPTKRRMAPKTKTTELKASSSIPSDLSWPEFGRQCILAAESSRLNPFALHPAEYRLLRNHINHAQVTIYINIRNAILRLWHRNPLVYVSFEEAAGCARDKRFFGLAKIAYVWLLRNGYINFGCVEVPDTAPAMSRKKGKDNPQRTIVVVGAGMSGLGCARQLEGLFAQLANQPTNNGDRPPKIIILEARPRVGGRVYSHPFTNQAGSTLPPGHRCTAEMGAQIVTGFEHGNPLNAIIRGQLGIPYHGLRDNTILYDYDGTVVDRGQDMLVEKLYNDVLERASVYRNKAAAQRIVEGDRNLILFGRDANDNGGPTIADLENSDTPLSVNAKSTASTTEEKPTTGVEKLAGRAYQLSAGFNPNISAAEAIQSLGWHARADVSMSQTVDLDMVAKTSEHPTLGQTMDEGIRQYQAIVDMKPQDMRLLSWHHANLEYANAVSVNKLSLSGWDQDMGNEFEGEHSEVIGGYQQVPRGLWKCPTQLDVRFNTPIKSIRYNTEDPQVRKAVSIECANGQVFEADRVILTTPLGVLKSGSIEFQPPLPDWKQSVIERMGFGLLNKASSKMSPVILVYEKAFWEPDRDMFGLLNEAEHEASLRPEDYNARRGRFYLFWNCIQTSGKPTLVALMAGDAAHYAETTSNDRLIREVTDRLDSMFAPNPVPLPIEAIVTRWSKDPFARGSYSYVGAKTQTGDYDVMARPHGPLHFAGEATCGTHPATVHGAYLSGLRAAAEVFETMTGPIEVPSPLVEKKVKFEQHSAPNSIADFKPGFAPAVVPAPTGKTARAQRDEDYEAAIIGAILEEVGERPIKPGRSGVNPFLLFTKDFWYVVKKECDDARVAATGNPEAKASKQEIRIAIGLKWRTAGEDVKKPYQNQADDARESAISNAASFKERVARWDSEAARIRQEYIQKNPPPGGNDDLILNSRTAIELGAGKRLRRL; this is encoded by the exons ATGTTTTCCACCTTCGCGTCCACGGCCGACACAGATACGCTCGATGACGACTCCGACATGTTTTCGCTGCCAACGTCTCATGAAAGCATACATCTGAAGGCTGGCATCGCTCCCATGCCTGGGCTTAGCAACCTTGGCTATGGCAATGGCAGGGAATCGGCAACATCGTCCGTGCACTACGGCGACTCCCATGATACATCAGATGTTAGTGCAGGCATTCAAAGTGGCCCAGACGAGAGAGAAGATTCGACACCCGGAGCCTTCATGAACACATATGGGCTCAATCTCACGCCTTCGCCACTGCCATATCCGAATACACCACACTCAACAATGGAGAATGGGTCAAATGGCATCAATGGAGTCAGCTCCAAACAGAACCGAAACCCCATCTACAAGCCGGTCGATGTTTCCGTTTCTCACAATCGCGATGGTTTGTCTAAATTAAAAGAAGCTTCCATCAAGCACGAATTCATGACAAGAACACCACAAAGCTTAAGCCGCGAATCCCAGCCATCATCGACACCTGAGCTTCCAGAGTCTCACGAGCGACCTACGAAACGCCGAATGGCTCCAAAAACCAAAACAACCGAGCTGAAGGCAAGTTCAAGCATCCCCTCAGATCTTTCGTGGCCAGAATTTGGAAGACAATGTATACTGGCGGCGGAAAGCAGTCGACTTAACCCATTTGCTTTGCACCCAGCAGAGTATAGGCTTCTACGCAATCACATCAATCACGCACAGGTCACCATCTACATCAACATTCGGAATGCCATCTTGAGGCTGTGGCATCGCAATCCCTTGGTCTACGTTTCGTTCGAAGAAGCCGCGGGCTGCGCTCGAGACAAGCGCTTCTTTGGGCTAGCAAAGATAGCATACGTGTGGCTGCTCAGGAACGGGTACATCAATTTTGGCTGCGTCGAAGTGCCAGATACCGCACCGGCAATGTCGCGGAAGAAGGGAAAGGATAACCCACAGCGAAcgattgttgttgttggtgcAGGAATGTCAGGCCTTGGTTGCGCTCGACAGCTGGAGGGACTGTTCGCACAACTGGCGAATCAACCGACGAACAACGGCGACCGGCCACCTAAAATTATCATTCTCGAGGCTCGTCCGCGTGTTGGAGGTAGAGTCTACTCTCACCCTTTCACCAATCAAGCTGGTTCTACCCTCCCTCCTGGTCATCGTTGTACAGCTGAAATGGGTGCGCAAATTGTCACAGGTTTTGAACATGGCAACCCCCTGAACGCCATCATACGAGGTCAGCTCGGTATTCCTTACCACGGTCTACGCGACAACACGATACTTTACGATTACGATGGCACAGTCGTGGACAGAGGTCAGGACATGTTAGTAGAGAAGCTTTACAATGATGTCTTGGAGCGAGCAAGCGTATACCGGAACAAGGCGGCAGCGCAACGGATCGTAGAGGGCGATCGGAACCTCATACTCTTTGGACGCGACGCCAACGACAACGGAGGGCCCACGATTGCGGATCTGGAGAATTCCGATACGCCTTTGTCAGTCAATGCTAAGAGCACGGCTTCGACAACAGAGGAAAAACCTACGACAGGAGTAGAGAAGCTTGCTGGTAGAGCCTACCAGCTGAGCGCTGGTTTCAACCCAAACATTTCAGCCGCTGAGGCAATACAGAGCCTGGGGTGGCATGCAAGAGCCGATGTATCAATGTCGCAAACCGTAGACCTAGATATGGTCGCAAAGACGTCAGAGCACCCTACCCTGGGCCAGACTATGGACGAGGGTATCAGACAATACCAAGCGATCGTCGACATGAAACCCCAAGACATGCGATTGCTCAGTTGGCATCATGCCAACCTCGAATATGCCAATGCAGTGAGTGTCAACAAGCTCAGCTTGAGCGGCTGGGATCAGGATATGGGAAATGAGTTTGAAGGAGAGCATTCAGAGGTTATAGGAGGCTACCAGCAGGTTCCACGTGGACTTTGGAAATGTCCCACTCAACTGGACGTTCGCTTCAATACGCCGATCAAGTCAATCCGTTACAACACTGAGGACCCGCAGGTCAGGAAAGCTGTCAGTATCGAATGCGCGAACGGACAAGTCTTTGAAGCCGACCGGGTCATATTGACAACGCCTTTAGGGGTGTTGAAGTCTGGATCCATAGAGTTCCAACCACCTCTTCCAGACTGGAAGCAGAGCGTTATCGAGCGCATGGGCTTCGGCCTGCTCAACAAGGCGAGTAGCAAGATGTCTCCT GTTATCTTGGTGTACGAGAAAGCCTTTTGGGAGCCTGATCGTGACATGTTTGGTCTGCTAAATGAAGCCGAGCACGAGGCTAGCCTCCGGCCCGAAGACTACAATGCACGGCGAGGACGATTCTACTTGTTCTGGAACTGTATCCAGACAAGTGGCAAGCCAACGCTTGTTGCACTCATGGCCGGCGATGCTGCGCACTACGCTGAAACAACATCAAATGACCGACTAATTAGGGAAGTCACAGATCGACTCGACTCTATGTTCGCGCCAAACCCCGTTCCACTCCCTATCGAAGCGATCGTTACGAGATGGAGCAAGGACCCGTTCGCTCGTGGCAGTTACTCATACGTTGGCGCAAAGACGCAAACAGGCGACTACGATGTCATGGCTCGGCCCCACGGTCCACTTCACTTTGCAGGAGAAGCCACCTGCGGAACACACCCTGCTACGGTTCACGGCGCATATTTATCAGGCCTTCGAGCTGCTGCTGAAGTGTTCGAAACCATGACCGGACCCATCGAAGTTCCTAGTCCACTGGTGGAAAAGAAGGTCAAGTTTGAGCAGCATTCTGCGCCTAACTCTATTGCGGACTTTAAGCCAGGGTTTGCACCTGCAGTGGTACCGGCCCCGACGGGCAAGACGGCACGAGCTCAACGAGACGAGGACTACGAAGCTGCCATCATCGGCGCCATCTTGGAGGAAGTTGGTGAGCGTCCCATCAAGCCCGGACGATCTGGAGTGAACCCGTTCCTGCTCTTCACCAAGGACTTCTGGTACGTTGTAAAGAAAGAGTGTGACGATGCCCGTGTAGCTGCTACCGGGAACCCAGAGGCGAAGGCGTCCAAGCAGGAGATTCGAATCGCCATCGGCCTCAAATGGCGGACGGCGGGCGAAGATGTGAAGAAACCATATCAGAACCAGGCTGATGACGCACGGGAGAGTGCGATATCGAATGCGGCCAGCTTCAAGGAGCGGGTGGCTCGTTGGGATAGCGAGGCAGCGCGCATACGACAGGAGTACATTCAGAAGAATCCTCCACCTGGCGGCAACGATGATCTGATACTGAACAGTCGTACGGCCATTGAGCTGGGAGCGGGCAAGCGACTGCGACGACTGTGA